In Clupea harengus chromosome 13, Ch_v2.0.2, whole genome shotgun sequence, one DNA window encodes the following:
- the asrgl1 gene encoding isoaspartyl peptidase/L-asparaginase isoform X1, whose translation MHSMRAMLPVIVVHGGAGHIPKERAELSCAGVKEAARGGYGILRAGGSAMDAVVETVTILENNPAYNAGRGSALNVKGGVEMDAIVMDGRTLASGAVSAVRRVANPVQLARLVMDKTNHLCLTAEGASQFARAMGIPEVPEESLITDYARMRWKKNLAPDANPVECQMGKMGTVGAVAVDAEGNIACATSTGGMINQMEGRVGDTPCIGCGGYADNKTGAVSPTGHGEAIMKVTLSRLILFHMEQGRSAEEASDLGLAYMKERVQGLGGVVTVDPKGVWAARFSSLQMAWAAVQSEQLHYGLYVGEHFTESAHEPS comes from the exons ATGCATTCaatgagag ccATGTTGCCAGTGATCGTGGTCCATGGAGGAGCTGGGCATATTCCTAAAGAGCGAGCTGAGCTGTCCTGTGCAGGGGTGAAGGAGGCAGCCAGGGGGGGCTATGGCATTCTCAGGGCTGGTGGCAGTGCCATGGACGCGGTGGTGGAGACAGTGACCATCCTGGAGAACAACCCTGCATATAATGCAG GCAGGGGCTCTGCGCTGAATgtgaagggtggggtggagatGGACGCCATCGTCATGGACGGACGCACGCTGGCCAGCGGAGCGGTGTCGGCCGTCAGGAGGGTGGCCAACCCCGTTCAGCTTGCCAGGCTTGTCATGGACAAG ACCAACCACCTGTGTCTGACAGCTGAAGGGGCATCTCAGTTTGCCAGGGCTATGGGCATCCCTGAGGTGCCAGAGGAGTCTCTCATCACAGACTATGCCAGAATGCGCTGGAAGAAGAACCTGGCACCAGATGCCAACCCAGTGGAGTGTCAAAT gGGTAAGATGGGCACAGTGGGCGCAGTGGCAGTGGACGCTGAAGGCAACATCGCCTGTGCCACCTCCACAGGGGGCATGATCAATCAGATGGAGGGTCGGGTAGGAGACACACCCTGCATAG GATGTGGAGGCTACGCAGATAACAAGACGGGAGCGGTCTCTCCCACCGGCCATGGGGAGGCCATCATGAAAGTCACTCTCTCCAGGCTTATCCTCTTCCACATGGAGCAAG GGCGGTCTGCAGAGGAGGCGTCCGACCTGGGCCTGGCCTACATGAAGGAGCGGGTACAGGGTTTGGGCGGCGTGGTGACGGTGGACCCGAAGGGCGTGTGGGCCGCTCGTTTTAGCAGCCTGCAGATGGCGTGGGCGGCCGTGCAGAGCGAACAGCTCCACTACGGCCTCTACGTCGGAGAGCACTTCACCGAATCCGCACACGAGCCATCTTGA
- the asrgl1 gene encoding isoaspartyl peptidase/L-asparaginase isoform X2: MLPVIVVHGGAGHIPKERAELSCAGVKEAARGGYGILRAGGSAMDAVVETVTILENNPAYNAGRGSALNVKGGVEMDAIVMDGRTLASGAVSAVRRVANPVQLARLVMDKTNHLCLTAEGASQFARAMGIPEVPEESLITDYARMRWKKNLAPDANPVECQMGKMGTVGAVAVDAEGNIACATSTGGMINQMEGRVGDTPCIGCGGYADNKTGAVSPTGHGEAIMKVTLSRLILFHMEQGRSAEEASDLGLAYMKERVQGLGGVVTVDPKGVWAARFSSLQMAWAAVQSEQLHYGLYVGEHFTESAHEPS, encoded by the exons ATGTTGCCAGTGATCGTGGTCCATGGAGGAGCTGGGCATATTCCTAAAGAGCGAGCTGAGCTGTCCTGTGCAGGGGTGAAGGAGGCAGCCAGGGGGGGCTATGGCATTCTCAGGGCTGGTGGCAGTGCCATGGACGCGGTGGTGGAGACAGTGACCATCCTGGAGAACAACCCTGCATATAATGCAG GCAGGGGCTCTGCGCTGAATgtgaagggtggggtggagatGGACGCCATCGTCATGGACGGACGCACGCTGGCCAGCGGAGCGGTGTCGGCCGTCAGGAGGGTGGCCAACCCCGTTCAGCTTGCCAGGCTTGTCATGGACAAG ACCAACCACCTGTGTCTGACAGCTGAAGGGGCATCTCAGTTTGCCAGGGCTATGGGCATCCCTGAGGTGCCAGAGGAGTCTCTCATCACAGACTATGCCAGAATGCGCTGGAAGAAGAACCTGGCACCAGATGCCAACCCAGTGGAGTGTCAAAT gGGTAAGATGGGCACAGTGGGCGCAGTGGCAGTGGACGCTGAAGGCAACATCGCCTGTGCCACCTCCACAGGGGGCATGATCAATCAGATGGAGGGTCGGGTAGGAGACACACCCTGCATAG GATGTGGAGGCTACGCAGATAACAAGACGGGAGCGGTCTCTCCCACCGGCCATGGGGAGGCCATCATGAAAGTCACTCTCTCCAGGCTTATCCTCTTCCACATGGAGCAAG GGCGGTCTGCAGAGGAGGCGTCCGACCTGGGCCTGGCCTACATGAAGGAGCGGGTACAGGGTTTGGGCGGCGTGGTGACGGTGGACCCGAAGGGCGTGTGGGCCGCTCGTTTTAGCAGCCTGCAGATGGCGTGGGCGGCCGTGCAGAGCGAACAGCTCCACTACGGCCTCTACGTCGGAGAGCACTTCACCGAATCCGCACACGAGCCATCTTGA